From one Dryobates pubescens isolate bDryPub1 chromosome 2, bDryPub1.pri, whole genome shotgun sequence genomic stretch:
- the TMEM198 gene encoding transmembrane protein 198 isoform X2, translating to MPLSGVPRAMTATVQTLRFKLLPHEPGQEWGHSCQQEIERRYQVVPSVVCAMCCLFGIIYCFFGYRCFKAVMFLTGLMFGSIIIFMLCYKERVLDTQLSVEASVGIGLGIGVLCGLVTMLVRSVGLFMVGLLLGLLLAVATLVVMEQFYHPPTVWIPIALLLGVGMLFAVLTLQWQRFFTTLSTAVFGSAIMTVTIDYFIELFLLVQYIYERIKVAPARPVCWYSWVILGVWPLLTTLGVLVQWKVTGEGYSHTEVIISRQQRRVQLMRIKQRENRKENKKKRRPHHPPPHQHKAHPPEPAYRRKPNPVRRFDGDVLSPSYIQSFRERQTGPSLNSLITSSHAVVDLDYDCSSTVPLTTGSGPAVRV from the exons ATGCCTCTCTCGGGAGTTCCCAGAGCCATGACTGCAACTGTGCAGACACTGCGGTTCAAGCTGCTGCCACATGAGCCAGGCCAGGAGTGGGGGCACAGCTGTCAACAGGAAATTGAGCGTCGCTACCAAGTGGTGCCCTCTGTAGTGTGTGCCATGTGCTGCCTCTTCGGCATCATCTACTGCTTCTTTG GCTACCGTTGCTTCAAGGCTGTCATGTTCCTGACGGGGCTGATGTTTGGCTCCATCATCATCTTCATGCTGTGCTACAAGGAGCGAGTGCTGGACACACAGCTGAGCGTGGAGGCCTCAGTGGGCATTGGGCTGGGCATCGGGGTCCTCTGTGGGCTGGTCACCATGCTGGTGCGCAGTGTTGGCCTCTTCATGGTGGGGCTGCTCctagggctgctgctggcagtggccaCTCTGGTGGTGATGGAGCAGTTCTACCACCCACCAACTGTATGGATTCCCATTGCACTGCTCTTGGGTGTGGGAATGCTCTTTGCCGTCCTCACTCTGCAGTGGCAGCGCTTCTTCACCACCCTCTCCACCGCCGTCTTTGGTAGCGCTATCATGACCGTCACCATCGACTACTTCATCGAGCTCTTCCTCCTGGTGCAGTATATCTACGAGCGCATTAAGGTGGCCCCCGCTCGCCCTGTGTGCTGGTACAGCTGGGTCATCCTGGGGGTCTGGCCGCTCCTCACCACACTGGGTgtcctggtccagtggaaggtcaCAGGCGAGGGTTACTCCCACACAGAAG tGATCATCAGCCGGCAGCAGCGTCGTGTGCAGCTGATGCGCATCAAGCAGCGGGAGAACCGGAAGGAGAACAAGAAGAAGCGGAGACCCCACCACCCACCACCCCACCAGCACAAAGCCCACCCACCTGAGCCTGCCTACCGCCGCAAGCCCAACCCCGTGCGCCGCTTCGATGGGGACGTGCTCTCCCCC AGCTACATCCAGAGTTTCCGAGAGCGGCAGACAGGACCATCCCTGAACAGCCTCATCACCAGCTCCCATGCCGTGGTGGACCTGGACTATGACTGTAGCTCCACCGTGCCCCTCACCACAggctctggccctgctgtgaGGGTATAA
- the CHPF gene encoding chondroitin sulfate synthase 2 isoform X2, whose translation MRLSLVLSVLRPAGPVAIGISLGFTLSLLSVTWVEEPCGRPPRPAAAARPRPDGGPAPPLGPGNTNGNAARRPNAVPPGLGADSWEPRVVPYRPPSPGRAAKKAIRTRYISTELGMRQRLFVGVLTSKSTLNTLGVAVNRTLAHRLERLVYFTGTRGRKMPHGMTVVTHSDERPIWNMYQTIRYLLDHYVNDFDWFFMVQDDTYTEAHRISRLVAHLSIDTHLYLGRPEEFIGGDTEGRYCYGGFGYLLSRSLLLLLQQHLESCRNDILSARPDEWLGRCIIDYTGINCAEEHELEIQNASSLSADGDHGATWPVGIPPPFQPKTRFEVLRWDYFTEEQVYACMDGSPKCELRGADLADVADVVATAMEELNRKYQPVLHIRKQQLVNGYRRFDPTRGMEYTLDLQVEVVTQKGHSRSVTKRVHLVRPLSEVEIIPMPYVTEASRINVILPLTAHDRDHAARFLEAYAAAAFESSENAVLTFLFIYDPFEAQQVTQNDIFAHVKAQITEYERKYVEVKIPWISVKTDAPSQIKVMDIISKKHPVDTLFFVAGVGTEVTVDFLNRCRMNTINNWQVFFPIHFQGYNPAIAYHNQVPPATLDLLRDAGRFDRDVFHEACFYNADYMAARTRMVGDVQENEDILETLDIYDMFIKYSNLHVFRAVEPALLQHYRHQACNPRLSEEIYHRCVQSSLEGVGSRSQLAMVLFEQEQGNST comes from the exons ATGCGACTGTCGCTGGTGCTGTCGGTGCTGCGGCCCGCAGGGCCGGTGGCCATCGGCATCTCGCTGGGCTTCACTCTCAGCCTCCTCAGCGTCACTTGGGTAGAGGAGCCCTGCGGGCGGCCGCCGCGTCCCGcagccgccgcccgcccgcgtCCCGACGGCGGCCCCGCGCCGCCCCTCGGCCCCGGCAACACCAACGGCAACGCGGCGCGCAGGCCCAACGCCGTGCCCCCCGGGCTGGGCGCCGACAGCTGGGAGCCCCGCGTCGTTCCCTATCGCccgcccagccctggcagggccgCCAAGAAGGCCATCAG GACCCGGTacatcagcacagagctgggaatGCGACAGCGGCTCTTCGTGGGTGTGCTGACCTCCAAAAGCACACTGAACACGCTGGGAGTGGCAGTCAACCGCACGCTGGCCCACCGCCTGGAGCGCCTGGTGTACTTCACAGGCACAAGGGGCCGCAAGATGCCCCATGGCATGACAGTGGTGACGCACAGCGATGAACGACCCATCTGGAACATGTACCAGACCATCAGGTACCTTCTGGACCATTATGTGAACGACTTTGACTGGTTCTTCATGGTACAGGATGATACCTACACAGAGGCACACCGCATCAGCCGCCTGGTTGCCCACCTCAGCATCGACACCCACCTCTACCTTGGCCGTCCCGAGGAATTCATCGGTGGGGACACTGAGGGACGCTACTGCTATGGGGGATTCGGTTACTTGCTGTcccgcagcctcctcctgctcctgcagcagcacctggagagCTGCCGCAACGACATCCTCAGTGCTCGGCCTGATGAGTGGCTGGGCCGTTGCATCATCGACTACACAGGCATCAACTGTGCTGAGGAGCACGAG CTGGAAATCCAGAATGCCAGCAGTCTGTCTGCTGATGGAGATCATGGTGCCACATGGCCTGTTGGCATCCCAccccccttccagcccaaaactCGCTTTGAGGTTCTGCGTTGGGACTACTTCACAGAGGAGCAGGTCTATGCCTGCATGGACGGCTCCCCTAAGTGTGAGCTGCGCGGCGCAGATCTGGCGGATGTGGCCGACGTGGTGGCCACAGCCATGGAGGAGCTGAACCGCAAGTACCAACCGGTGCTCCACATCcgcaagcagcagctggtgaaTGGGTACCGGCGCTTCGACCCCACGCGTGGCATGGAATACACGCTGGACCTCCAGGTGGAGGTGGTCACCCAGAAGGGTCACAGTCGCTCCGTCACCAAGCGCGTGCACTTAGTGCGGCCCCTTAGTGAGGTGGAGATCATCCCCATGCCCTATGTGACAGAGGCCAGCCGCATCAACGTCATCCTGCCACTGACTGCTCATGACCGGGACCACGCTGCACGCTTTTTGGAGGCTTACGCAGCAGCTGCCTTTGAGAGCAGTGAGAATGCAGTGCTCACCTTCCTCTTCATCTATGACCCCTTTGAGGCACAGCAGGTCACCCAGAATGACATTTTTGCCCACGTGAAGGCCCAGATCACCGAGTATGAGCGCAAGTATGTGGAGGTGAAGATCCCGTGGATCAGTGTTAAGACAGATGCACCCTCCCAAATCAAGGTCATGGATATAATCTCCAAGAAGCATCCTGTGGACACGCTTTTCTTTGTGGCGGGTGTGGGGACAGAAGTCACTGTTGACTTCCTGAACCGCTGCCGGATGAACACCATTAACAACTGGCAGGTCTTCTTCCCCATTCACTTCCAGGGCTACAACCCTGCTATTGCTTACCACAACCAGGTGCCACCTGCCACGCTGGACCTGCTGCGGGATGCGGGGCGCTTCGACCGTGATGTCTTCCACGAGGCCTGCTTCTACAATGCCGACTACATGGCAGCACGCACCCGCATGGTGGGTGACGTGCAGGAGAACGAGGACATCCTTGAGACCTTGGACATCTATGACATGTTCATCAAGTACTCCAACCTCCATGTCTTccgggctgtggagcctgccctgctgcagcactacCGGCACCAGGCCTGCAATCCACGTCTCAGTGAGGAGATCTACCATCGATGcgtgcagagcagcctggagggtgTAGGCTCTCGCTCCCAGCTGGCCATGGTGCTTTTTGAGCAGGAGCAAGGGAACAGCACCTGA
- the CHPF gene encoding chondroitin sulfate synthase 2 isoform X1: MRLSLVLSVLRPAGPVAIGISLGFTLSLLSVTWVEEPCGRPPRPAAAARPRPDGGPAPPLGPGNTNGNAARRPNAVPPGLGADSWEPRVVPYRPPSPGRAAKKAIRTRYISTELGMRQRLFVGVLTSKSTLNTLGVAVNRTLAHRLERLVYFTGTRGRKMPHGMTVVTHSDERPIWNMYQTIRYLLDHYVNDFDWFFMVQDDTYTEAHRISRLVAHLSIDTHLYLGRPEEFIGGDTEGRYCYGGFGYLLSRSLLLLLQQHLESCRNDILSARPDEWLGRCIIDYTGINCAEEHEGLHYHYFELGKNVDPERETDLRFQSAFTVHPVLDPLQMYRLHKYFAQVELERTYQEIQQLQLEIQNASSLSADGDHGATWPVGIPPPFQPKTRFEVLRWDYFTEEQVYACMDGSPKCELRGADLADVADVVATAMEELNRKYQPVLHIRKQQLVNGYRRFDPTRGMEYTLDLQVEVVTQKGHSRSVTKRVHLVRPLSEVEIIPMPYVTEASRINVILPLTAHDRDHAARFLEAYAAAAFESSENAVLTFLFIYDPFEAQQVTQNDIFAHVKAQITEYERKYVEVKIPWISVKTDAPSQIKVMDIISKKHPVDTLFFVAGVGTEVTVDFLNRCRMNTINNWQVFFPIHFQGYNPAIAYHNQVPPATLDLLRDAGRFDRDVFHEACFYNADYMAARTRMVGDVQENEDILETLDIYDMFIKYSNLHVFRAVEPALLQHYRHQACNPRLSEEIYHRCVQSSLEGVGSRSQLAMVLFEQEQGNST; the protein is encoded by the exons ATGCGACTGTCGCTGGTGCTGTCGGTGCTGCGGCCCGCAGGGCCGGTGGCCATCGGCATCTCGCTGGGCTTCACTCTCAGCCTCCTCAGCGTCACTTGGGTAGAGGAGCCCTGCGGGCGGCCGCCGCGTCCCGcagccgccgcccgcccgcgtCCCGACGGCGGCCCCGCGCCGCCCCTCGGCCCCGGCAACACCAACGGCAACGCGGCGCGCAGGCCCAACGCCGTGCCCCCCGGGCTGGGCGCCGACAGCTGGGAGCCCCGCGTCGTTCCCTATCGCccgcccagccctggcagggccgCCAAGAAGGCCATCAG GACCCGGTacatcagcacagagctgggaatGCGACAGCGGCTCTTCGTGGGTGTGCTGACCTCCAAAAGCACACTGAACACGCTGGGAGTGGCAGTCAACCGCACGCTGGCCCACCGCCTGGAGCGCCTGGTGTACTTCACAGGCACAAGGGGCCGCAAGATGCCCCATGGCATGACAGTGGTGACGCACAGCGATGAACGACCCATCTGGAACATGTACCAGACCATCAGGTACCTTCTGGACCATTATGTGAACGACTTTGACTGGTTCTTCATGGTACAGGATGATACCTACACAGAGGCACACCGCATCAGCCGCCTGGTTGCCCACCTCAGCATCGACACCCACCTCTACCTTGGCCGTCCCGAGGAATTCATCGGTGGGGACACTGAGGGACGCTACTGCTATGGGGGATTCGGTTACTTGCTGTcccgcagcctcctcctgctcctgcagcagcacctggagagCTGCCGCAACGACATCCTCAGTGCTCGGCCTGATGAGTGGCTGGGCCGTTGCATCATCGACTACACAGGCATCAACTGTGCTGAGGAGCACGAG GGCCTGCATTATCACTATTTTGAGCTGGGAAAGAATGTGGACCCTGAGCGGGAGACTGACCTTCGGTTCCAGAGTGCCTTCACTGTCCACCCCGTGCTGGATCCCCTTCAGATGTATCGGCTGCATAAGTACTTCGCACAAGTGGAGCTTGAGAGGACCTACCAGGaaatccagcagctccag CTGGAAATCCAGAATGCCAGCAGTCTGTCTGCTGATGGAGATCATGGTGCCACATGGCCTGTTGGCATCCCAccccccttccagcccaaaactCGCTTTGAGGTTCTGCGTTGGGACTACTTCACAGAGGAGCAGGTCTATGCCTGCATGGACGGCTCCCCTAAGTGTGAGCTGCGCGGCGCAGATCTGGCGGATGTGGCCGACGTGGTGGCCACAGCCATGGAGGAGCTGAACCGCAAGTACCAACCGGTGCTCCACATCcgcaagcagcagctggtgaaTGGGTACCGGCGCTTCGACCCCACGCGTGGCATGGAATACACGCTGGACCTCCAGGTGGAGGTGGTCACCCAGAAGGGTCACAGTCGCTCCGTCACCAAGCGCGTGCACTTAGTGCGGCCCCTTAGTGAGGTGGAGATCATCCCCATGCCCTATGTGACAGAGGCCAGCCGCATCAACGTCATCCTGCCACTGACTGCTCATGACCGGGACCACGCTGCACGCTTTTTGGAGGCTTACGCAGCAGCTGCCTTTGAGAGCAGTGAGAATGCAGTGCTCACCTTCCTCTTCATCTATGACCCCTTTGAGGCACAGCAGGTCACCCAGAATGACATTTTTGCCCACGTGAAGGCCCAGATCACCGAGTATGAGCGCAAGTATGTGGAGGTGAAGATCCCGTGGATCAGTGTTAAGACAGATGCACCCTCCCAAATCAAGGTCATGGATATAATCTCCAAGAAGCATCCTGTGGACACGCTTTTCTTTGTGGCGGGTGTGGGGACAGAAGTCACTGTTGACTTCCTGAACCGCTGCCGGATGAACACCATTAACAACTGGCAGGTCTTCTTCCCCATTCACTTCCAGGGCTACAACCCTGCTATTGCTTACCACAACCAGGTGCCACCTGCCACGCTGGACCTGCTGCGGGATGCGGGGCGCTTCGACCGTGATGTCTTCCACGAGGCCTGCTTCTACAATGCCGACTACATGGCAGCACGCACCCGCATGGTGGGTGACGTGCAGGAGAACGAGGACATCCTTGAGACCTTGGACATCTATGACATGTTCATCAAGTACTCCAACCTCCATGTCTTccgggctgtggagcctgccctgctgcagcactacCGGCACCAGGCCTGCAATCCACGTCTCAGTGAGGAGATCTACCATCGATGcgtgcagagcagcctggagggtgTAGGCTCTCGCTCCCAGCTGGCCATGGTGCTTTTTGAGCAGGAGCAAGGGAACAGCACCTGA
- the TMEM198 gene encoding transmembrane protein 198 isoform X1, translating to MPLSGVPRAMTATVQTLRFKLLPHEPGQEWGHSCQQEIERRYQVVPSVVCAMCCLFGIIYCFFGYRCFKAVMFLTGLMFGSIIIFMLCYKERVLDTQLSVEASVGIGLGIGVLCGLVTMLVRSVGLFMVGLLLGLLLAVATLVVMEQFYHPPTVWIPIALLLGVGMLFAVLTLQWQRFFTTLSTAVFGSAIMTVTIDYFIELFLLVQYIYERIKVAPARPVCWYSWVILGVWPLLTTLGVLVQWKVTGEGYSHTEVIISRQQRRVQLMRIKQRENRKENKKKRRPHHPPPHQHKAHPPEPAYRRKPNPVRRFDGDVLSPVSPATRSYIQSFRERQTGPSLNSLITSSHAVVDLDYDCSSTVPLTTGSGPAVRV from the exons ATGCCTCTCTCGGGAGTTCCCAGAGCCATGACTGCAACTGTGCAGACACTGCGGTTCAAGCTGCTGCCACATGAGCCAGGCCAGGAGTGGGGGCACAGCTGTCAACAGGAAATTGAGCGTCGCTACCAAGTGGTGCCCTCTGTAGTGTGTGCCATGTGCTGCCTCTTCGGCATCATCTACTGCTTCTTTG GCTACCGTTGCTTCAAGGCTGTCATGTTCCTGACGGGGCTGATGTTTGGCTCCATCATCATCTTCATGCTGTGCTACAAGGAGCGAGTGCTGGACACACAGCTGAGCGTGGAGGCCTCAGTGGGCATTGGGCTGGGCATCGGGGTCCTCTGTGGGCTGGTCACCATGCTGGTGCGCAGTGTTGGCCTCTTCATGGTGGGGCTGCTCctagggctgctgctggcagtggccaCTCTGGTGGTGATGGAGCAGTTCTACCACCCACCAACTGTATGGATTCCCATTGCACTGCTCTTGGGTGTGGGAATGCTCTTTGCCGTCCTCACTCTGCAGTGGCAGCGCTTCTTCACCACCCTCTCCACCGCCGTCTTTGGTAGCGCTATCATGACCGTCACCATCGACTACTTCATCGAGCTCTTCCTCCTGGTGCAGTATATCTACGAGCGCATTAAGGTGGCCCCCGCTCGCCCTGTGTGCTGGTACAGCTGGGTCATCCTGGGGGTCTGGCCGCTCCTCACCACACTGGGTgtcctggtccagtggaaggtcaCAGGCGAGGGTTACTCCCACACAGAAG tGATCATCAGCCGGCAGCAGCGTCGTGTGCAGCTGATGCGCATCAAGCAGCGGGAGAACCGGAAGGAGAACAAGAAGAAGCGGAGACCCCACCACCCACCACCCCACCAGCACAAAGCCCACCCACCTGAGCCTGCCTACCGCCGCAAGCCCAACCCCGTGCGCCGCTTCGATGGGGACGTGCTCTCCCCCGTGAGTCCCGCAACCAGG AGCTACATCCAGAGTTTCCGAGAGCGGCAGACAGGACCATCCCTGAACAGCCTCATCACCAGCTCCCATGCCGTGGTGGACCTGGACTATGACTGTAGCTCCACCGTGCCCCTCACCACAggctctggccctgctgtgaGGGTATAA